GGGCAAATCCAGAACCTGAACGCCGCCTTCCAGTTGCTGCAACCAGTAATCCAGTTGCCGCTCGCGCTCACCGGCTTCCATCCACTGGCGTTGCCAGGCCGCGTAGTCCGCGTACTGCACCGCCAGCGCCGGCAACTCGGCCTGCTGCCCCTGGCTTTGGGCGCCATAGAGCCGGATCAGTTCCTCCACCATCAACTGCATCGACCAGCCATCGGAAACGATGTGGTGCTGGACCAGCACCAGCACATGCTCGTCCTCCGCCAGGCGCACCAGGGTGGCCCGCAGCAACGGCCCCTGGCGCAGGTCGAACGGCTGACGTACCTGGGTGTCGATAACCTGCTTGATCAAGTCATCGGTGTTGCCGGCCTCCACCAGCAGGGACAAGTCTTGCTGGCTGATGGGCAAGCGGGCCTGGGCCGCGATCACCTGGATCAGGCCCCGGGCGCTCTCGACAAAGTGCGTGCGCAAGCTTTCATGGCGGGCGATCAAGGCATCGAAACTGCTTTGCAGGGCCCGGCTATCCAGCGAGCCGCGCAGGCGCAGGGCCATGGGGATGTAATAGGCGCTGCTGTCGGGGTCCAGCTGCCAGAGGAACCACTGGCGTTCCTGGGCATAGGACACCGCCAGCGGCTGCTGCCGGTCCACCAGGGGAATCGGCTGGAGTGGCTGGGCAGTTTCCGGGCCCAGCAGGCGGACGAAATCTTCCAGCGACTCGCCTTCGAACAACAGCTTGAGGGGGGCCTCGATGCCCAGCTCCTGGCGGATGCGCGACATCACCTGGGTAGCCAGCAGCGAATGGCCGCCGAGCTCGAAGAAGTTATCGGTCAAGCCGACCTTTTCCAGTTTCAGCACCTGGGCCCAGATCCCGGCCACTTGCTGTTCGCGCTCGCTGCGCGGGGCCACGTGGGCCTGCTGCAACAGGCTGCCGTCGATGGCCGGCAAGGCAGCGCGATTGAGCTTGCCATTGGCGGTCAGGGGCAGCGCCTGGAGGAACAGCACATGGGCCGGAACCATGTAGCCCGGCAGGTGCTCGCGCAGCCCGGCCTTGATGGCGTCGCGCAGGGGCAGTTGCTCGGCAAGCGGGTCCTGGCCGTTCCAGTCCAGGCCGGCGGGCACCACGTAGGCCACCAGTTGCGGGCCGTCGGGACCTTCCGGGGCCAGCACCACCGCCTCGCGCACCGCAGGCAACTCCAGCAGCCGCGCTTCGATCTCCCCCAGCTCGATGCGGAAACCGCGGATCTTCACCTGGTGGTCGATACGGCCGATGTAGCCGATCGAACCGTCGGCCTGATAACGCGCCAGATCGCCGGTACGGTAGAGCCGCCCACCAGCCTCGCCAAACGGGTCCGGGACAAACCGCGCCGCACTCAAGTCGCCGCGGTTCAGGTAGCCCCAGGCCAGCCCGGCACGCCCGACATAGAGTTCACCGATGCAGCCCTTGGGCACCGGTTGCAGGTTGCTGTCCAGCAAATACCAGGACATGTCGGGGATCAGCTCGCCAATCGGGCTGGCCCCCGCCAGGCTCAGGTCCGCCACGGACAAGGGACGGTAGGTCACGTGCACCGTGGTTTCGGTGATGCCGTACATGTTCACCAACTGCGGGCGCTGATCGCCGAAACGCTGGAACCAGGGTTGCAGGGTATTGACCTCCAGGGCCTCGCCACCGAACACGATGTAGCGCAACCGGTGCGCAGGCTCGGCGCTGCAGGCCACGTGCATCAACTGGCGGAACGCCGACGGCGTCTGGTTGAGCACCGTCACGCCCTCGCTGCAGAGCAGCGGGTAGAAGTCCTGGGCCGAGCGCGCCACCTCCTGGGGGACGATCAGCAGCCGCCCGCCATACAGCAGGGCACCGAAGATCTCCCACACCGAGAAGTCGAACGCATAGGAGTGGAACAGGCTCCAGACATCCTCGGCGCCGAACTGGAACCACTGCTCGGTGGCCGCGAACAGGCGCAGGACGTTGTGGTGTGGCTGCAAGGTGCCCTTGGGCTTGCCGGTGGAACCGGAGGTGTAGATCACGTAGGCCAGGTTTTCGGGCGTCACCCCGACCTCGGGGTTGTCGACCCGGTAGCCGTCCAGGGGCTGCTCCAGCAACCAGGTACTGCCGGCAAACGCCGGCAAGCCCTGCAGCAGATGCTCCTGGGTCAGCAGCAACGCGATGGCGCTGTCCTGCATCATGTGCTGCAGGCGGTCCTGGGGATAGGCCGGGTCCAGCGGCACATAGGCACCGCCGGCCTTGAGAATTGCCAGCAGGCCGATGACCATCTCCAGGCTGCGCTCCACCGCCAGCCCCACCAGTACATTGGGCCCCACGCCCTGCTCGATGAGCTTGTGCGCCAGACGGTTGGCCCGCTCGTTGAGCTGCTGGTAGTCCAGGCTCTGCCCGGCGAAGGTCAGGGCAATGGCCTGGGGCGCCCTGGCGGCCTGAGCCTCGATGAGCTGATGGACGCAGGCCCGGGAAGGGAATGCCTGCTGCAGCCGGTTCCACTGGTCGAGGATCTGCGCCTGCTCGTCGGCCCCCAGCAATGGCAACAGGCCGATGCGCTGCTGTGGCTGGCTGGCCACGCTTTGCAGCAACTGGCGCCAATGGGCGGCCAGGCGCTCGATGGTGGCGGCGTCGAACACATCGGTGGCATAGACCAGAGACGCGGCGATCCGGCCCTGGGTTTCCACGGTGTCCAGGGTCAGGTCGAACTGCGCCGACTGCCCCTGGGCGTCCAGGGCCTCGATGCTCAGGCCCGGCAGGTTCAGAGGCCCGGCTGCGCCCACCGCTTCCACCTGGTGATTGAACATCACCTGGAACAGCGGGTTGTGGCTCAGGCTGCGCTCCGGCTGCAAGGCCTCTACCAACTGCTCGAACGGCAGGTCCTGGTGCGCCTGCGCCGCCAGGGCGGTCTGGCGTACCTGCTGCAGCAACTGGCTGAAGGACATCTGCCCGTCGATCTCGGCCTTGAGCACCTGGGTGTTGACGAAGAAGCCGATCAGGCGCTCGGTCTCGACCCGGTTGCGGTTGGCAATGGGCACACCGACGCGGATATCGGCCTGGCCGCTGTAGCGGTGCAGCAGGGTCTGGAACGAGGCCAGCAACAGCATGAACAGGGTCACCCCTTCCCGCTGGGCCAGGCTGCCCAGGGCTTCACTCAAGGGCTGCTCCAGGGTCAGCTCCAGGCGCCCGCCCCGATGGCTCTGCACCGCGGGGCGCGGGCGATCCAGAGGCAGTTCGAGCAAGGGTTGCTCGCCGCCCAGTTGCGCCGTCCAGTAGGCCAGTTGCCGGTCCTTTTCACCGGCCTCCATCCAGTGGCGCTGCCAGAGGGCGTAATCGGCATACTGGATCGGCAGCGCCGGCAACGGCGCCGTCTGCCCTTGGCAGTAACCGATGTAGAGCGCGATCAGTTCATCCACCATGACCTGCATCGACCAGCCATCGGAGACGATGTGGTGCTGGGTCAGGACCAGCACATGGTCATTCTCGGCCACCTGCAACAGGCCGACCCTGAGCAACGGCCCGGCCAGCAGATCGAACAGCTTCCGGGTCTGGGCCTGGACGAAGTCCTGCACGGCCGCATTGATCTGCTGCTGGCTCGCCTGCGCCGGTAGTGCCTGGCGCACCAGTTCCAGGCGCGCCTCGGGGGCGACCACCTGCAGCGCCGTGTCGGCCTCCTCGACGAAATGCGTGCGCAGGCTTTCATGCCGGGCGATCAGGCTGTCGAAGCTGCGCTGCAAGGCCTCGACATTCAGTTTCCCGCGCAGGCGCAGGGCCTTGGGAATGTGATAGGCCGTGCTCTCGGGCGCCAGTTGCCAGAGAAACCACTGGCGTTGCTGGGCATAGGACAGCGGCAGGCGCTCCTGGCTCAGGCGCACCTCGGGAATCGGCAGGTTGGCCGGGGAGATGCCCTGTTCGAGCATCTTCTGCAGGTAGACCTTGCGCTTCTCCAGGGGCAGAAGGATGAAGCCTTTGACAATTTTCAGCGCGGTGGTGTTGTCCATTACACAGCCTCCATTTCGTCGAGCAACAGTTCCAGCGCACTCAGGTCGGCGCCTTGCACCTGGCCGGGCGCCTGTTGCAACTGGCTGACGAACAGCCCCAGGGTGGGAAATTCAAACGCCATCTGCACACTGACCTGGCGCCCAAGCTTGAGCTGGACTCGAGAGACCATCGCGGTTACCAACAAGGAATGCCCACCTAGTTCAAAGAAGTTATCGTTCATGCCCACTTGCTCGACCTCCAGCACCTGGGCCCAGATCGCCGCGACCTGCTGTTCCAGTTCGCTCTGTGGGGCGATGTAGGCCTGCTGCAACAGGCTGGCGTCGGCCTTGGGCAGGGCCTTGCGGTCCAGCTTGCCGTTGGGGCTCAGCGGCAGGGCCTCAAGGAACAGCAGGTGCGCCGGCAGCATGTAGTCCGGCAGTACCTCCTTGAGGGCCGCTTTGAGTTGCTCGCGCACCTGTGCCTGCTGTTCCGGGCTCTCTACCGCCACGCCCGCGGCCGCCACTACGTAGGCCACCAGCTGTGGACCACCGGCCGCCTCCTGGGCCAGCACCACGGCTTCGCGCACCAGTGGCAGCTCCAGCAGCCGCGCTTCGATCTCGCCCATTTCGATGCGGAAACCGCGGATCTTCACCTGGTGGTCGATGCGCCCGGCGTACTCGATCACGCCCTCGGCGTCATAGCGGGCCAGATCGCCTGAGCGGTACAGGCGACCGCCATCGCTGCTGAACGGATCGGGAATGAAACGCTCGGCAGTCAGGCCTGGGCGGTCGTGGTAACCCCGGGCCAGCAGCTCGCCCCCGATCATCAGCTCGCCTGTGGCGCCGCTGAGGGTCAGGTTGCCGCTGTTGTCCAGCAAGTAGATGGAGCGGCCCGGCAAGCCCTTGCCCAGCGGCATCTGGCTCGGCAAGGCTTGCCCGTCCTCCAGGTAACGACTGCAGTCATGGGCGGTAACGCTCACCGTGGCCTCGGTCGGGCCGTAGGTGTTGAGCAGGCAAGCGTGTTTCAGGCCAGCCTTTTTCCACGCCGCCACGCCTTCTGCCGGCATGGCTTCGCCCCCCAGGTTGAGCTGGCGCAGGCGGCCAAAGTCGCGGGGTTCGCGGCTGGCGAAGTCCTTGCCCAGCATGAACCAGTAGGCGGTGCTCAGATCGACGATGCTGATGCCCTGCTCGATCAGCTCGCGGTAGAAGGTTTCGCTGTCCCACAGTGCCTTGCCGCGAATCACCACCGAGGCGCCACAGATCAGCGCCGGGTACAGCTGTTCGACAAAGGCGTCGAAGTTGAAGGTGGAGAACTGCAGGCCACGGTCTGCCGCGCTCATGTTGAAGTAGTCCCGGGAAACCTGGGCGTGCTGGGTCAAGGCGCGGTGGCTGATATCCACACCCTTGGGCCGGCCGGTGGAACCGGAGGTGTACATCACATAGGCCAGGTTGTCGGCCTGGGCCCGCGGCGCTGGATTGTTCAGGGAGTAGCCGTCCAGGCCCTGCTGATCCAGGCACAGGTGGGGTACCTCCACCCCGTCGCGCAGGCGTTCCAGCAGCGGCGACTGGGTCAGCAGCAGCTGGATGCCGCTGTCCTGCATCATGTAGTGCAGGCGCTCCTGGGGGTATTCGGGGTCCAGCGGCACATAGGCGCCACCGGCCTTGAGCACCGCCAGCAGGCCGACAAGCATGTCCAGCCCGCGCTCCACTGCGATGCCGACCCGGACATCCGGACCCACGCCCTGCTCGATCAGCTTATGGGCCAACTGGTTGGCCCGCTGGTTGAACTGGCCATAGCTCAGTTGCTGGCCGGCGCACAGCAGCGCCACGGCATCCGCAGTGCGTGCGGCCTGGGCCTCGATCAACTGCTGGACGCAGAGCGGCGACAGGTCTCGCGCCGGAGTACGGCTGCGTTGCTCCTCGATCAAGCGGCGCTCGGTAGCGCCAGTCAGCGCCAACTCACCGATGCTCGCCTGCGGCTGCTCCACCAGCGCCATGAGCACCTGCTCCAGGTAGCCCGCCAGTTGCCGGATGTTCGCCTCGGCGAAATGCTCCAGGGCATAGCTGTAGTCGAACGCCAGGGTCTGCCCCAGGTACACCGACAGGGTCAGCGGGTAGTTGGTCTGCTCATGGTTGGCCGCCATGCCGAAGCTCAACTGCGCCGGTGCACCTTGGGCCAGGGCCTCGGACACCGGGTAGTTCTCGAACACCAGGATGTTGTCGAACAGCGCCTCGCCCCCCAGACCCGCCCAGCGCTGCACGTCGTACAGCGGCGTGTGTTCGAAATCGCGCAGGGCCAGGTTGCGTTCCTGCACCAGTTGCAGCCAGTCACTGACCGGCATGTCCGGGCGCGGCGCAGCCACGACCGGCAGCGTGTTGATGAACAGGCCGATCTGTTGCTCCACGCCCTTGAGCTCCGCCGGGCGCCCGGACACGGTGGCACCGAACACCACGCTGTCCTGCCCGGTGTAGCGTTGCAGCAGCAACAGCCACGCGGCTTGCACCAGGGTGTTGACCGTGACCTTCTGCTGGCGGGCGAACTCGCTCAAGCGTTGCGTCTGTTGCAGGTCCAGGTGCTGTTGATGGGCGGCGTAGCCCTTGCCGGCCAGGGTCTGGCCACCGCGGCTGATGGCCTGGGCCAGACGGGTTGGCTCATCCAGGACCGCCAGTTGCTGCTTCCAGAAGGTCTCGCTGAGCTGGGCGTCCTGGCGTTGCAGCCAGGCGATGTAGTCGCGGTAGCGCCCGGGCGCATGGCTCGCGAACTGCCCCGCATAGCGTTGCAGCACTTCCCCGAGCAGCCGTGAGTTGCTCCAGCCGTCCATCAGGATGTGGTGGTTGGTGTAGATCAGGTGGTAACGCTGCTCGCCAGTGCGCACCAGGGTCAGGCGCAGCAGGGGCGCGGCCAGCAGGTCGAAACCACGCAGGCGCTCTTCTTCGGCCAAGCCATCCAGGGCGGCCGGCACGGCCTCGTTCGCCCGCCAGTCATGCTCGACAAAGTCCAGGCGGATACGCTTGTGCACCACCTGGATCGGCGCCGGCAGCTCGCCCTGCCAGAGGAAGCCGCTGCGCAGGATGTCATGGTTGTCGATGGCCGCCTGCCAGGCCTGGCGGAAGCGCTCGGGTTCGAGCCCGTCCACATCCACCCGCAGTTGGTTGATGTAGTCGCCCGCGCCCTGCTCGTAGAGGGTGTGGAACAGCATGCCCTGTTGCATCGGCGACAGCGGATAGAGGTCCTCGACCTCGGCCAGGGCCAGTGGCAACTGGTCCAGTTGCTGTTGGTTCAGGCCCGCCAGCGGGAAGTCCGACGGGGTTACCCCACGGTGCTCGGGCTGGCTGCAATGCTCGATCAGCGCCTTGAGTTCCCGGGCGTAGTCATCCGCCAGGTGCTCGATGGTGGCGGTATCGAACATCGCCTGGCTGAAGGTCCAGCCCAGCTTCAATTGGCCGCCATAGACCTGGCCATTGATGCTCAGCCAGTTGCCCAGCGGAGCCTGGGCGCCTTGATCGGCACCCTTGGCTTCGGCGCTGGGGGCAAACCAGGCATCCGGCTCATCGAAGCTGCCATCGAACTGGCCCAGGTAGTTGAAGGTGATGCGTGGCACCGCCAATGCCGCGAGGGTCTGTTGCGCCGCTTCGTCCCCCAGGTAGCGCAGGGCACCAAAGCCGATGCCCTTGTTGGGCACGGCCCGCAGCTGTTCCTTGATGAGCTTGATCGAGTCGGCCAGGGCCGGCTGCGGCGTCAGCTTCACCGGGAACACGCTGGTGAACCAGCCCACGGTGCGGCTCAGGTCGATGCTGTCGAACAGCTCTTCGCGGCCGTGGCCTTCCAGTTGCACCAGGGCGCTGCTGTCGCCGGTCCAGCGGGTAATGACCCGGGCCAGGGCGGTGAGCAGCAGATCGTTGATCTGGGTGCGATAGGCCGCCGGCGCATCCTGCAACAGGCGCTGGGTATAGCTTGGGTCCAGCTCGGTGCTGACACTCCTGGCATCCTTGATCACCACCTGATCCGTTGCCCGGTCGCAGGGCAGGCCCGAATCCACGTCCTGCAACTGCGCCTGCCAGTAACCCAGCTCTTGCTGCAGCGCCGCGCTGCGGGCATAGGCTTGCAACTGGCCGGCCCAGGCCTGGGAAGAGCTGGTCTTGGCCGGCAGCTTGATGGTTTGCCCGGCGGCCTGCTGTACCAGGGCCTGATGCAGGTCCTCCAGCAGCACCCGCCAGGACACCCCGTCCACCACCAGGTGATGGATGGCCAGCAGCAGGCGCTGGGTGCCATCACGCAACGTGAAGAGCACGGCACGCAACAAAGGCCCCTGTTGCAGATCGAGGCTGCGTTGCGCGGTATCGCACAGGGCCTGCAACGAATCTTCAGTGGCGTCGTCCGCCAGCCACAGCAGCGCATCGGCCTGCATCGCCGCCAACGGTGCCGCAGTCACCTGCCCCAGCGGGGCATAAGTCGCGACCCAGGCTGCGCCTTCTTCGACAAACTTCAGGCGCAGGCCGTCGTGGTGTTCGAGCAAGGCTTGCAAGCCCTGCTGGAGTGCCTCGGCACTCAGAGCCTTCAGCGGCTTGAGCAGCACCGACTGGTTCCAGTGATGCCGTTCCGGTACCGGGGTGTCGAAGAACCACTGCTGGATCGGCAGCAGCGGCATCTGCCCACGCACCGGGCCCTGGTCGATCTGCAAACCGCCCTCGCCCTGCTCCGCCACCGTGGCCAGCCCCTGCACCGTCTGGTGCTGGAACAGGTCCTTGGGGGTGAAGCGGATACCGGCCTGCCGGGCACGGCTGACCACCTGGATCGAGATGATCGAGTCGCCACCCAGTTCGAAGAAGTTGTCGGTGACGCCCACCTGCTCAAGCTTCAGCACATCGGCCCAGATCGCCGCGATCTGTTGCTCCAGGTCGTTTTGCGGCGCCACGTAGGTCTGCTGCATCAGCTGCGCATCGACTTTTGGCAGCGACTTGCGATCCAGCTTGCCGTTCGGCGTCAGCGGCAGCGCTTCGAGGAACAGCAGGTAGGTCGGCACCATGTAGTCCGGCAGGCTTTCCCGCAGGCGCGCCTTGATGCTCTCGCGCAACTGCGCCTGGCGCTCGTTGCTCGACGCCACCTCGGCGTCCACCGGCACGATGTAGCCCACCAGTTGCTGGCCGCTCGGCCCTGGCTGGGCGATCACCGCCACTTCCAGTACCGGGTCCTGCTCCAGCAAGCGCGCTTCGATCTCGCCCAGCTCGATACGGAAGCCCCGCACCTTCACCTGATGGTCGACACGGCCCACATATTCCACCAGGCCGTCGGTGCGGTAGCGGGTCAGGTCGCCGCTGCGGTACAGCCGGGCGCCGGTGGTGCTGTAGGGGTCGGGAATAAAGCGTTCCGCTGTCAGCCCAGGTCGATCCAGGTAACCCCGGGCCACGCCCAGGCCGCCCAGGTACAGCTCGCCGGCCACGCCAACCGGCAACAGGTTGAGGTTGGCATCGGCCACGTAGGCGCTGCGGTTGCCAACGATATTGCCGATGGGCGCGTAGGCCGCGTCGCACGGATCGCCCGCCTTGGCCTTCCAGATCAATGGCGTAACCACGGTTTCAGTCGGGCCGTAACCGTTGAAGATGTACTTCGGACGCAGCACTCGCCACGCCAAGTCGTAACTGGCCTGGGGCACTGCATCGCCACCAAAGCAGTAGACCCGCACCGCCGGCGGATTGCCGTCGCGCTCGGCGTGTACTGCCAGTTGCTGCAGGTACACCGGCGGGAACACGCCCACGGTGACGCCATAGCGGTGCATCTGTTCGTAGGTGAATTCCGGCGACCACAGGCTGTCATCACGGATCAGCACGCTGGCGCCGTAGATCAGCGGGTGCATCCAGCCTTCGTGGGAGCCGTCGAAGGCGAAGGACATGAAGTGCAACTCGCAATCCGCCGGGCTCATTTCATAGCGCTCGCCGGTGGCCAGGCTGTGCATGGCCAGCGGGCCGTGGGACACCGCCACGCCTTTGGGCAGCCCGGTGGAGCCGGAGGTGTAGATCACATAGGCGAGGTTTTCCTCGGCCAGATCCACCTGCGGGGCACTGGCCGGGTAGCCGGCAAAATCTGCGGCCCGTTCCACCGACAAGGTCGGCAGGCCATCGGGGATCGGCAAGCGATCCAGCAAGTGGCTCTGGGTCAGCAGCAGCCACGCGCCGCTGTCCTGCATCATGTAGCGCAGGCGGTCCTGGGGGTACTCGATATCCAGCGGCACATAAACCCCACCAGCCTTGAGCACGGCCAGGAAGGCCACCATGATTTCCGCGCAACGCGGCATGGCGATGGCCACCCGCACTTCCGGGCCAACGCCCAGTTCGATCAACTTGTGCGCCAGCTGGTTGGCTTGAGTATCCAGCTCGCGATAGCTCAGGCGCTGCTCGGCGAAGAACACCGCTGGTGCATCCGGCGCCTTGGCCGCCTGATCGGCAAACAGCTGGTGGACAAAACGATGGGTCGGGTAGACCACATCGGTGTGGTCCCACTCCTGGCGAATGCGGCGCTGCTCGTCCTGGCCCAGCATCGGCAGCTCGCCCAGGGCTTGCTGCGGTTCAAGCATGCCTTGCAGCAGATTGCGCCAGTGATCGGCAAGGCTCTGGACGGTGGAGACCTCGAA
The DNA window shown above is from Pseudomonas protegens CHA0 and carries:
- a CDS encoding non-ribosomal peptide synthetase, which codes for MNAEDSLKLARRFIELPLEKRRLFLKALDKEGVDFSLLPIPAGVAVPDRQALSYAQQRMWFLWQLDPQSAAYNLPNAVRLSGPLDRAVLAQAFDWLLERHESLRTVFALEDDEPRQVIQEARVDIDYRELCDLDPAQRETRVQQLADAEARRPFDLQQGPLLRVCVLGLGEQEHVMLLTLHHIVADGWSMGVLIEEFLHAYDSLLQGEVPNVPALPIQYRDYALWQRSWLEAGEQERQLDYWQAKLGDEHPPLKLPTDHPRPAHSSRQGRRLDFALEQPLAQQLGALARQQGVTLFAVLLAGFKLLLSRYSGQQDIRVGVPIANRTRQEAEGLIGFFVNTQVLRTELSPQLTVQQLLADIRETTLGAQAHQDLPFERLVEALHLERSLSHSPLFQVLYNHQPQVTELTTLHSRSGLQVQALPRNERTVQFDLTLDTFERGGQLQAAFTYDCQLFEAQTIERMAGHWQNLLWAMVREPQSALAELPLLSAQQHRGFLAQGAGAEEVFSAESVLELFARQVAAQPEAPALVFAGQCLSYRELDLRASRLAAALVARGVGPEVPVGIAVERSLEMVLGLLAVLKAGGAYVPLDPQYPEQRLSYMLEDSGVRLLLSETAVQPRLPVAAWVEVLLLDQAQAWAPDSDPLAALPGMAAGNLAYSIYTSGSTGAAKGVSITHGALANYVQAIIQRLPLGAARTMAVVSTIAADLGHTTLFGALCSGSCLHVIDLDTGLDADAFGAYLHTHQIDVLKIVPSHLQALMSGEEPARSLPRQCLVLGGEACPAALVRRIATLAPECAVFNHYGPTETTVGALTMAAATLADERAVVPLGLPLANVRARVLDASLQPVAPGTPAELYLGGAGLARGYHQRAALTAERFVPDPFSGDGQRLYRTGDLARYLDGGVIDYLGRIDHQVKIRGYRIELGEITAALKQLPQVEDAVAQVVSVAGESQVAAYVVLAKAQEPEAAWQEIRRQLAVALPDYMLPMHFLALAGMPLTPNGKLDLRALPPLQQQAPVEAFVAPVSELQQGIAAIWQAVLKVERVGLGDNFFALGGHSLLATQIMSRVRRLLGADVPLRVLFETSRLDEFVEQVQACAGAAALPQIEVLERDGPLPASHAQQRQWLFWQMHPQSTAYHTPIVVRLQGELDQAALQQTFDALAQRHEAFRTTFTQHQERLCQVVHAQGAISVAWERLTPGLPREAVQARALEETQQLFDLERGPLCRARVLQIAERDYLLVVTLHHIISDGASMSVLAREFVALYRGLIQGQAPQFEPLSVQYADYANWHRSWLEQGEQQRQLDYWRQQLGLEHPVLELPLDHPRQALVSHRQERLGLRLPADLEQGLRRVAREHDMTLFQLFLGSFALLLHRYSDQPDIRIGVPVSNRRHQEMEGVMGFFVNTLVMRVELAPSLPVGQLLRQVKATALAAQAHQDLPFDRLVDALKPQRALDQNPLFQVMYNHLSIAGESTDGTSLPGLQAEEMVLQGGTAQFDLTLETLETDAGINASFIYAGELFEVSTVQSLADHWRNLLQGMLEPQQALGELPMLGQDEQRRIRQEWDHTDVVYPTHRFVHQLFADQAAKAPDAPAVFFAEQRLSYRELDTQANQLAHKLIELGVGPEVRVAIAMPRCAEIMVAFLAVLKAGGVYVPLDIEYPQDRLRYMMQDSGAWLLLTQSHLLDRLPIPDGLPTLSVERAADFAGYPASAPQVDLAEENLAYVIYTSGSTGLPKGVAVSHGPLAMHSLATGERYEMSPADCELHFMSFAFDGSHEGWMHPLIYGASVLIRDDSLWSPEFTYEQMHRYGVTVGVFPPVYLQQLAVHAERDGNPPAVRVYCFGGDAVPQASYDLAWRVLRPKYIFNGYGPTETVVTPLIWKAKAGDPCDAAYAPIGNIVGNRSAYVADANLNLLPVGVAGELYLGGLGVARGYLDRPGLTAERFIPDPYSTTGARLYRSGDLTRYRTDGLVEYVGRVDHQVKVRGFRIELGEIEARLLEQDPVLEVAVIAQPGPSGQQLVGYIVPVDAEVASSNERQAQLRESIKARLRESLPDYMVPTYLLFLEALPLTPNGKLDRKSLPKVDAQLMQQTYVAPQNDLEQQIAAIWADVLKLEQVGVTDNFFELGGDSIISIQVVSRARQAGIRFTPKDLFQHQTVQGLATVAEQGEGGLQIDQGPVRGQMPLLPIQQWFFDTPVPERHHWNQSVLLKPLKALSAEALQQGLQALLEHHDGLRLKFVEEGAAWVATYAPLGQVTAAPLAAMQADALLWLADDATEDSLQALCDTAQRSLDLQQGPLLRAVLFTLRDGTQRLLLAIHHLVVDGVSWRVLLEDLHQALVQQAAGQTIKLPAKTSSSQAWAGQLQAYARSAALQQELGYWQAQLQDVDSGLPCDRATDQVVIKDARSVSTELDPSYTQRLLQDAPAAYRTQINDLLLTALARVITRWTGDSSALVQLEGHGREELFDSIDLSRTVGWFTSVFPVKLTPQPALADSIKLIKEQLRAVPNKGIGFGALRYLGDEAAQQTLAALAVPRITFNYLGQFDGSFDEPDAWFAPSAEAKGADQGAQAPLGNWLSINGQVYGGQLKLGWTFSQAMFDTATIEHLADDYARELKALIEHCSQPEHRGVTPSDFPLAGLNQQQLDQLPLALAEVEDLYPLSPMQQGMLFHTLYEQGAGDYINQLRVDVDGLEPERFRQAWQAAIDNHDILRSGFLWQGELPAPIQVVHKRIRLDFVEHDWRANEAVPAALDGLAEEERLRGFDLLAAPLLRLTLVRTGEQRYHLIYTNHHILMDGWSNSRLLGEVLQRYAGQFASHAPGRYRDYIAWLQRQDAQLSETFWKQQLAVLDEPTRLAQAISRGGQTLAGKGYAAHQQHLDLQQTQRLSEFARQQKVTVNTLVQAAWLLLLQRYTGQDSVVFGATVSGRPAELKGVEQQIGLFINTLPVVAAPRPDMPVSDWLQLVQERNLALRDFEHTPLYDVQRWAGLGGEALFDNILVFENYPVSEALAQGAPAQLSFGMAANHEQTNYPLTLSVYLGQTLAFDYSYALEHFAEANIRQLAGYLEQVLMALVEQPQASIGELALTGATERRLIEEQRSRTPARDLSPLCVQQLIEAQAARTADAVALLCAGQQLSYGQFNQRANQLAHKLIEQGVGPDVRVGIAVERGLDMLVGLLAVLKAGGAYVPLDPEYPQERLHYMMQDSGIQLLLTQSPLLERLRDGVEVPHLCLDQQGLDGYSLNNPAPRAQADNLAYVMYTSGSTGRPKGVDISHRALTQHAQVSRDYFNMSAADRGLQFSTFNFDAFVEQLYPALICGASVVIRGKALWDSETFYRELIEQGISIVDLSTAYWFMLGKDFASREPRDFGRLRQLNLGGEAMPAEGVAAWKKAGLKHACLLNTYGPTEATVSVTAHDCSRYLEDGQALPSQMPLGKGLPGRSIYLLDNSGNLTLSGATGELMIGGELLARGYHDRPGLTAERFIPDPFSSDGGRLYRSGDLARYDAEGVIEYAGRIDHQVKIRGFRIEMGEIEARLLELPLVREAVVLAQEAAGGPQLVAYVVAAAGVAVESPEQQAQVREQLKAALKEVLPDYMLPAHLLFLEALPLSPNGKLDRKALPKADASLLQQAYIAPQSELEQQVAAIWAQVLEVEQVGMNDNFFELGGHSLLVTAMVSRVQLKLGRQVSVQMAFEFPTLGLFVSQLQQAPGQVQGADLSALELLLDEMEAV